The window TGGTGGCAATGTCACCTTGGGTGTGCCGGTGCCATCagagccaccagcagcagctgtgtccCGGTGTGTTTGTCACCTCCCTGTGATTTTTCCTCTTGGGCTGCAGTGCGTGCAGCTCCAGGAGATGGAGCACTGCTGCGGCTCTCTGCTTGGGTGGTGATGAACTGCTGTTTGTGGGTTTGGGCTGAGGGCTATGGGTGTCACCTCTATCCTGTGCTACCCCGTGACCCAGACCGGGGCTTGCAGCTGGGACCCCCCCAGGGTGGGGATCTgcctcagtgctgcacagcagtcCATGTGAGGCAGTGGGGCTTGAGGTGAAAATACCCAAATATGAGCTCTTTCCCAGGGCTGGAGCATGCCTGGGATGTGGTGGGACTGGTGGGAGCCAGCACCGGGCCTCGGATCTAACATCAGCGGAGCGCTGTCCCCGGCATGGGGATGTGATGTTAACATCCGTGTGGGTCTGGCGGGCTCCAAGACTGagtgctcagctcagctctgtgctggcacaggATGCGCGCCCATCCACAGCAGCTGGTGCTGTTTCTGCACCCCCAGATCACCATCTATGAGCTGGAGAACTTCCAGGGCCGCAAGTGTGAGTTGAGCGAGGAGCTCCCCAACGTGGTcgagaaagctctggagaagGTGGGCTCCATCCAGGTGGAGTCCGGCCCGTAAGTTGGGGGGTGGGACTGGGGTACACCTACCCTGGGCCACGTCCCCCTGTGGGGAGTACTGACGTGCTGCCCTGCAGGTGGCTGGGCTTTGAGCGGCAGGCCTTTGCTGGGGAGCAGTTTGTGCTGGAGAAGGGTGACTACCCGCGCTGGGACTCCTGGTCCAACAGCCACAACAGCGACAGCCTCATGTCCCTCCGCCCCCTCCAGATCGTGAGTAGTGGCAGTGGGAGGCACAGAGGACTGGAGGGGGTCGTGGGGTTATCCCTAACCCACGTCCCTATTAGGACAGCCCTGACCACAAGATCCACCTCTTTGAGAATGCCGGCTACACCGGGCGCAAGATGGAGATCGTGGATGACGACGTGCCCAGCCTGTGGGCCCACGGCTTCCAGGACCGCGTGGCCAGCGTCCGGGCCCTGAACGGAACGTAAGGGTGACAGCGGTGGGACGGGGCAGCTCTCCAGTCCTGGGGACAGCACTTTGTCCCCACGGCCCCACTGAGCGCTGCCTCCATGCGCAGGTGGGTGGGCTATGAGTACCCGGGGTACCGGGGCCGCCAGCACGTCTTTGAGAAGGGCGAGTACCGGCACTGGAACGAGTGGGATGCCAACCAGCCCCTGATGCAGTCGGTGCGCCGTGTGCGGGACCAGCAGTGGCACCAGCGTGGCTGCTTCGAGAACAGCTGAGCGTCGTGCCGGCCCTGCGATGGGCGGTGGCGATGCTACTGCCGGTGCCATCAGTTTGGTGTTCTTTGTGCAAAAACCTCAATAAAGCTCTGAGCTGAGGCTATGGCGCTGCGTGCTCAGGGTGGGAAGCGGGCGCAGCCGGGGCGCACGGAGCGGGTGCAGTTACATAAAGGCTGCGGCCGTCCAAAACCAACAGCCCCAGGGCTGCGGCTCGGGGCGCTTGCCAAGGGTTTGTTCCCTTCTCAAAGCATCTGCCTGGGCCGTGGGAGCGCAGCCCCTGAGCACAGCGCGACCAAGGCTGGAGCACGGCTGGGGACGTGGGCAGCTCACACACCGTGCAGCACCCAGAGTGGGGCTGACCCATGGCTGGGCTGTGCCCCATGTATAACCCCCAGCACCCTCCACAGCCCTCAGCCTCCTGTGCATCCTTCAtccctggggctgctcctgcaccgcacactgcagcactgtgccaccTTCAGATCTGTTGCTCCCCGGGCTGATCTCCCCAACACTTCCCCACAGCCCCTTTCACTGCAAATGTGTTCTGTGCCATGTGCTGTGTTGTGAGCTCAGTGCTGGTGAAGCCACCAGGGGTGCCAGGCATGGCATGACCTTGGCTGTGGATGTGGCCCTGGTGCCAACCAGGTGCATGGGGCATCTCCTGCACCCTGTCCTGCTGGTCCCGCTGTGTTGGGATGAGGCTGTCCTGGATGGGGCAGGCAGAAGGGCAGAGCCTTGGGGCCAATTGCTGGACCCTGCTGTGAGCCCCAGAATTAGAGGAGGACCCATCCTGACACTTGTGCCCAGGTGGTGGGTAGTGTGAGGAGCTGCATGGGGCATGAAAGTGGTAGTGATGTCATCAGGGActggcagcagggatgggggatgggtCACAGCTACCTGAGCACCCCACGTGTGTGGTTGTCTGGGACACATGGAGACAtattagtgggcatggtgggggtgggtttgggttggactagataagGTCTTTACCTACTTTTATAATTCTCTGCTCGGTGCTGGGGCATGTGCCCTCACCCTGGGCTGGGGGAACCCTCGTGGGGGATGGTGATGGCAGCTGGGCATGTGACCACCCTTCACACTGTGTGCCTCTGTCCCCAGCATTGGGGATGGAGAAGGATCCTGCTCTGGATCTGTTGTATCAATGGATCACAGACCAGAGCTGCCAAAAGCCATCCCTCGTGTGAAGCGGTTTCCTGCACTCACGGCTCCATGTGGCCCCATGAGGGTGCTTCCTGAGCCCTATGTTATGCTCAGATTGCGGCACTGACTGATTGTGTGCTGCTGTCCTGTGTGCGTCAGGGCGAGTGCTGATGGACATACCCGGGCAGAAGAGCCCCAGGGTCCTCCCATgatgctggggcaggaggagctgcagtggGATGCACAGACCCTGCAGAACACCCTGGGagtgctgctctctgtgctAATGCTGTGTGCCACGTGGGGTGACAAGGGAGGGGTCTGCTGCTGTGAGGGGCCTCAGAACCATGAGTCACCAAGGAAAATAGCTTGGTCACAGGTGGGATCCTGCCAGCACCGTGcaggtgcagagctgcaggatgcGGCCCAGTGGCGATCCAACAGTGTCCTTGTCCCCACGTGCTGATGGAACCCACGCCGAGTCACTGCCGGGGCCACAAAAAGGGTTGGGGCTACAGGAGGACCCCCAGGGCTCCCCCCActtggcacagggctgggggatCCCCTGGCTGGGGATGGGTAACTCAGGTGTTTGCTGCTCGAGCTCTCCGGTTGGCACTGCACGAGGAAAGTGCTGACGGCAGCGGTTCGGGTGCTCGCGGCGGTTTGTCGGGGGGATCAATTCCCTGGCTCCAAAACTCCTGAAGCAGGGCTGCCGGGCCTTTGTTCACAAGGGCCGCTCTGGGTCTTGGCATGCGTTCGGCTGATGCATGCAAACTCCAAATCTCCTTGCCAACAAACCCAACAAAGCGGGTGAGGCGAATGTGAAAGCTAATGAAATAACTTCGACTTGGGGTTTCGGGAGACAATGGCCCGGCGGGTCAGCTGACCGAGGTTTTCATTGGGGTTTAATCCAGCATTCTCGCT of the Meleagris gallopavo isolate NT-WF06-2002-E0010 breed Aviagen turkey brand Nicholas breeding stock chromosome 17, Turkey_5.1, whole genome shotgun sequence genome contains:
- the CRYBB3 gene encoding beta-crystallin B3, which codes for MTEQQSPPEQMVTGEGAGERGGNYKITIYELENFQGRKCELSEELPNVVEKALEKVGSIQVESGPWLGFERQAFAGEQFVLEKGDYPRWDSWSNSHNSDSLMSLRPLQIDSPDHKIHLFENAGYTGRKMEIVDDDVPSLWAHGFQDRVASVRALNGTWVGYEYPGYRGRQHVFEKGEYRHWNEWDANQPLMQSVRRVRDQQWHQRGCFENS